A region from the Microcoleus sp. FACHB-672 genome encodes:
- a CDS encoding DMT family transporter, which yields MGPLDNRPENFAAGDPRAVETALRAVTQELKHLQQDLILQVAQDITRLLGEKSRLNEDIDKLRIQQQQLRLQQIEGISQQNNAQQQQLAQQLAEIVASQLQERLTTRLDQMADTLRHSLSEASVNAQTLDTSASRNDRKGSRVLLASMDGTLMENYQAVQAEIGQNHSALNEQLNRLNSLQQQGEVILEALVNRLIEQLQNEASPLHTTAHLTQEEIQRLLQGAMPAQLGQLQGSSSTGVLDRLGEKTPSVVPVPPVSEAPVAQPAAATTPPTKSLIQVGLVLALISSMVLSLFNVCLKIILKSPAFPSRRIFGLFDLAGVITPGFGNSLLILLLRTIVVIAVMPILATFLYPQVWQDIKRFVSSGDSAQWAKVIGSGFFLFLSQVLIYIAIGNIPTGIAITIFFIYPIVTVFASWALFGDRPTIIRILAMFVITGGGVLALPSFQSGAQGNLQLGVAAAAGAGFTFAGYVLMAQLGQKKLHPIPFTLVGFISILIFCSISLLVPLPRNLAVRVDSGVWPQLVVCGIVLGLFTLASYLLNNFAIRYAGAALASIIGTSGPALTALFGFLIIQETLQSKQITGMVLVTLGVAAMSVERLLGQKKPAVQPATATK from the coding sequence ATGGGGCCACTGGACAACCGACCGGAAAACTTTGCAGCAGGCGATCCTAGGGCAGTAGAAACCGCTCTGAGGGCAGTGACTCAGGAGCTGAAGCATCTACAGCAAGATTTAATTCTTCAGGTAGCGCAGGATATCACGCGGCTGCTGGGGGAAAAATCACGCCTGAATGAAGATATTGACAAGCTGCGAATTCAACAGCAGCAGTTGCGTTTGCAGCAAATTGAAGGCATATCCCAGCAAAATAACGCTCAGCAACAACAGTTGGCTCAGCAACTTGCCGAAATTGTGGCCAGCCAACTGCAAGAGCGCCTGACAACTCGGCTTGACCAGATGGCAGATACTCTTCGCCACTCCTTGAGCGAGGCATCAGTCAACGCACAGACTTTGGATACGTCTGCTTCTCGCAATGATCGCAAGGGCAGTAGAGTCTTGCTGGCATCGATGGACGGCACCCTGATGGAGAATTATCAGGCGGTGCAAGCGGAGATCGGCCAAAATCACAGCGCCTTGAACGAACAGCTCAACCGCTTGAATAGCTTGCAGCAGCAAGGGGAGGTGATTCTGGAGGCACTGGTCAATCGTTTGATTGAACAGCTCCAAAATGAAGCGAGTCCGCTGCACACAACGGCTCACCTCACACAGGAAGAGATCCAGCGTCTATTGCAAGGCGCGATGCCGGCTCAATTGGGCCAACTGCAAGGTTCTAGCAGCACCGGCGTGCTGGATCGCTTAGGCGAAAAAACACCGTCCGTTGTACCAGTTCCGCCCGTGTCGGAGGCACCTGTCGCTCAACCGGCAGCCGCAACAACCCCGCCGACAAAATCTTTGATTCAGGTGGGTTTGGTGCTAGCGCTGATATCTTCGATGGTGCTGTCGTTATTTAATGTTTGCTTGAAGATTATTCTCAAGAGTCCGGCATTTCCGAGTCGCAGAATCTTTGGGCTTTTCGATCTGGCGGGAGTTATCACCCCTGGATTTGGAAATTCGCTATTGATTCTGTTGCTGCGAACGATTGTCGTGATCGCTGTGATGCCTATTTTGGCAACGTTCCTCTATCCGCAGGTGTGGCAAGACATCAAACGTTTTGTCTCGTCTGGAGATAGTGCTCAGTGGGCAAAAGTTATCGGCAGTGGTTTCTTTTTGTTTCTCTCTCAAGTTCTGATTTATATTGCCATCGGAAATATTCCCACCGGCATTGCGATCACGATTTTCTTTATTTACCCAATTGTGACGGTGTTCGCTTCTTGGGCGCTATTTGGTGATCGGCCTACCATTATTCGCATTTTGGCTATGTTTGTGATTACGGGCGGAGGCGTCTTGGCGCTGCCTAGTTTTCAAAGCGGTGCCCAGGGAAATCTTCAGCTTGGTGTCGCTGCGGCAGCGGGTGCCGGTTTCACTTTTGCCGGCTACGTTTTAATGGCGCAGTTGGGGCAGAAAAAGCTGCACCCCATTCCTTTTACATTGGTAGGATTTATCTCGATTTTGATCTTTTGCAGTATCAGTTTGCTCGTGCCTTTACCGAGGAATTTGGCAGTGCGGGTTGATTCGGGGGTGTGGCCCCAGTTAGTCGTGTGTGGGATTGTTTTAGGGTTGTTTACCCTGGCTAGTTATCTGTTAAATAATTTTGCGATCCGTTATGCCGGTGCGGCGTTGGCTTCAATTATTGGCACCAGCGGGCCGGCGTTGACGGCTTTGTTTGGCTTTTTGATTATTCAGGAGACTTTGCAAAGCAAACAAATTACTGGCATGGTTTTGGTAACGTTGGGCGTTGCTGCCATGAGTGTTGAGCGATTGCTGGGCCAGAAAAAGCCAGCAGTTCAGCCGGCTACCGCAACAAAATAA
- a CDS encoding inorganic phosphate transporter, whose amino-acid sequence MAVLLPLLAFYVAWNLGANDVANSMGTSVGSKALTLRQALVVAGILEFTGAVLFGQSVSSTIATQIVDPAVFAAQPTVLLTGMVSVMLACGLWVQVATSRGWPVSSSHAVVGAIAGFTWVAAGVGAVNWSDIRIISLTWIATPFVSGIIAAGFYSAVKRWILDGSEPMQQLREWIPWLSSALLGVFGVLVLPTLSAPVHAWIVNRFGLNIPAHDLPLAIGAGAAVLLTLNSWAQLEKAKAKTAETLNSPSTTEPPLASSNSALTVERQLARFQILSACFVAFAHGSNDVGNAVAPLAAIAYIRNTGSVPAAGFTVPLWILVLGGAGIVAGLAVLGKKVITTVGEDIIALQPSGGFCAELATATTVLIASRLGMPVSTSHALVGGVIGIGLVQSLSKTGSHTPIRFQTIQGIFLAWVITVPIAAGLGAGIFAIARQIL is encoded by the coding sequence ATGGCTGTTTTGCTACCACTGCTCGCCTTTTATGTTGCCTGGAACCTGGGGGCAAACGATGTAGCCAACTCGATGGGAACCTCTGTGGGGTCAAAAGCACTGACCCTGCGGCAAGCGCTCGTCGTTGCCGGCATCTTAGAATTCACCGGCGCTGTCTTATTTGGCCAAAGCGTCTCCAGCACCATCGCCACTCAAATCGTTGATCCTGCAGTATTTGCCGCCCAGCCAACCGTCCTTCTCACCGGCATGGTTTCAGTCATGCTCGCCTGCGGATTGTGGGTGCAAGTTGCAACCAGCCGGGGGTGGCCAGTTTCTTCCTCCCATGCCGTGGTTGGCGCAATTGCCGGCTTCACCTGGGTAGCAGCCGGTGTGGGTGCGGTTAACTGGTCAGATATTCGCATAATTTCCCTCACCTGGATCGCAACACCCTTCGTGAGTGGCATCATTGCCGCCGGCTTCTACAGCGCCGTCAAACGCTGGATTCTCGATGGCAGTGAGCCGATGCAGCAGCTACGCGAGTGGATTCCCTGGCTGAGTTCAGCACTGCTGGGAGTATTTGGGGTCCTTGTACTGCCCACACTGAGCGCCCCTGTCCACGCTTGGATCGTCAACCGTTTCGGTTTAAATATTCCCGCCCATGATTTGCCTTTGGCGATCGGTGCCGGTGCGGCAGTTTTGCTGACATTAAATAGTTGGGCACAGCTAGAAAAGGCAAAAGCAAAAACCGCAGAAACTTTAAACTCACCTTCGACGACTGAACCTCCTCTTGCCTCATCCAACTCAGCACTCACTGTTGAACGACAGTTAGCACGGTTTCAAATCTTGAGCGCCTGCTTCGTCGCCTTCGCCCACGGATCGAATGATGTGGGTAATGCTGTGGCACCCTTAGCGGCAATTGCTTACATTCGCAACACCGGCTCTGTTCCCGCAGCCGGGTTTACCGTCCCTTTGTGGATTTTAGTGCTGGGGGGAGCCGGCATCGTTGCCGGGTTAGCTGTGTTGGGGAAAAAAGTGATTACCACAGTCGGGGAAGACATCATTGCACTACAGCCAAGTGGGGGTTTCTGCGCTGAATTAGCCACCGCCACCACAGTTTTAATCGCCTCCCGGTTAGGGATGCCGGTTTCGACTTCTCACGCTCTTGTCGGCGGGGTTATAGGAATTGGGCTTGTCCAAAGCTTGTCCAAAACCGGCTCTCACACTCCCATTCGCTTCCAAACTATTCAGGGAATTTTCTTAGCCTGGGTAATTACCGTGCCAATTGCCGCCGGTTTAGGTGCCGGCATTTTTGCCATTGCGCGGCAGATTTTGTAG
- the rplS gene encoding 50S ribosomal protein L19: MNAEAIIRSIESEHLKSNLPNINVGDTVKVGVKIREGGKERVQPYEGTVIARRNGGISETITVRKVFQGVGVERVFLLHSPRIESIQILRRSKVRRAKLYYLRDRVGKATRLKQRFDRPF, encoded by the coding sequence ATGAACGCTGAAGCGATTATCCGCTCGATAGAATCAGAGCATTTAAAATCGAATCTGCCAAACATTAACGTTGGCGACACCGTCAAAGTTGGCGTAAAAATTCGAGAAGGCGGAAAAGAAAGGGTTCAGCCCTACGAAGGAACCGTGATTGCCAGACGTAACGGTGGCATCAGCGAAACCATCACGGTGCGGAAAGTTTTCCAAGGTGTTGGCGTTGAGCGTGTATTTCTCCTCCATTCCCCCAGAATTGAGAGCATACAAATTTTGCGTCGCAGTAAGGTACGTCGTGCTAAACTGTATTACCTTCGTGATCGCGTTGGTAAGGCAACCAGACTCAAGCAGCGGTTTGATCGGCCTTTTTAG